The Polyangium aurulentum genomic interval CCGACGAACACCCGCACGTCGATGTGCGTCGAGTAGCGGTTCAAATTCTCGATGAGCGGCGCGTAGAGCTGCTTTGCCTGCTCCTCGACCTGCGCGGGCGTGCCGGGCAAGAGGTCGCTCTTGTTGATGAAGAGCACCACCGTCTTGCACGACGCCACCGTCTTCGGCCCGAAGAAGTATTTGAGCGCCTGCGCCTGGAACTCCTGCAGCTGCTCCTGGATGCGCGCAGGCTCGGCCTGCTTTGCGTCCTTCCCGCCGAGGTCGACGACCACGAGCAGCCCGTGGATCTCCTCGACGATGAGCTCCTGTTGCGCGTCGACGATGTGCTCGCCGCCCCAGTCGTGCACCTCGAACACGTGCTCGGTCATCGTGTCTTTGTGCACAGCCTGGCTCACGGTGCGCTCGTAGCGCTCGATCTTGGTGCCCTCGAGCGAGCCGAGATCGATGAGCGGGTTCGCCCATTTCAAGGTGAGCGACGTCTTGCCGGTGGCCTTCACGCCGAGCGTGAGGATCTTGTAGGTCTTGCGGACGATCTTGGGCCGCTTCTCGAGCTCGTCCCGGAGCCAGTTGATCTCCTGCTCCTGGTGGTCGAGCCAGCCGATCTTTTTGCGATCTTCCTCGTGGGTCGTCGCAAGCTTGGCGGCGAGCGCGCGGTGCTCTGCCTGCAGCGACTCGAGCCTGCGCTTGGCAGCCCCGAGCTCCTCGGCGAGCCGCGACGACCGCATGCCGACGAGCACGAGGACGATCGCGAGGCTCGCCGCGACGGCAGCAATGACGATGATGACGAGCAAAGACATGCACGCGGAGCATCGCGCAAATGCACGCGATCACGCAAGCCTCGTCATGCGTGCGAATATCGGGACAAACGTGATGTTTCGGGCCCTTGGTGCGCAACCGCGCGTCCCTGGACGAACAGGGAATGGTGGGCTCGGATGGGAGATGACGCCATTGCCGCGCGCTGGACTACGGGCTCTCGAGATCGTCCGTCATTCGGCCGCATGTGAGCACCTCGTCCTCGCGCTCGAAGAGGATGCGGCGCACGCCTTCCTGGCGCGGCACACGAGCGAGCACATAAGGATAGGTGAGCGCCTGTGTCACGATGCAGCCCGGCCCGGGCTCGACGAGCTGGGTGGTGATCGTGAGAATCCGGCCGCTCCCCGAGCGCTCGATCCCCGCGATGCGCGCGTGGTAGCCGCCCGTCGGGCGCACGCCGGCCCCGTAATAGACGACCCAATGCCGGCGAAAATCGACCTCGGGGGGCGGGGCGCCGCCCACGAGCGAGCGGTAGTCCTCCACGGAGGTGATCACCTGTTTCCGCTCGTCTGGCGTGCGGCGCGACGCGCGCACATCGAGTTCCTGGAATGGAATGCTTCTCTCGTCCGAAGCGGGAACGAGCGGAGAGGCATCCGTGATCGGCTCCTCGGCCGCGACGTCGACGCACCCCGCCCCGCCGAGGGACGCGAGCGCCATGGCCATGCAGCCGAGCCATCTCGCCGTGAAAAACTGCCCCATGACGAGCCCCTCCTCCGAAATGCGGAGCAAGGCATGTGCCGGGGCGGGCTCGCCCGCTCAGGCCGCACGGCTGTGCAATGACGAATTGCGCTGGGGCCCCGAGCACGGTAGTCTTTCCTGGATTTCGTGGGACGACAGCGCGATGGGCAGGAGGTGCGTGTGAAGAGGGCACGGAGAGCCCCGGACGAGGCGTTGCGGCGAGCGCTCGACGACGTGCGGGCGCGCTGTGACGTGGCGGCGCGCAGAGAGGCCGATCCGGTGCATTTCGTGCACCGTTACGCGACGCTGGAGGACCGGGAAATCGTGGCCCTCATCGCGTCGGCGCTTGCGTTCGGCAATGTGAAGGCGCTGTGCGCGAAGATCGAGGATGCGCTCGGCCGTCTCGGGCCGCGCGTGGCCTCCATGGCGGACGATCCAGAGGAGGTCCGCAAGCGGCTTTCGGGCTGGAAGCACCGGGTTTACCGGGATCGGGATCTCGCGTCGCTCGTGGTGGGGGCGCGGCGGGTGCAGCGCGCGCACCGCTCGCTCGGCGCGGCGCTCGAGGCGAAGCTGGCCCGCGCGTCCGACCTGCGCGAGGCGCTCTCGGCCTGGGCCGCGGAGATCCGCGAAGAGGGCGAGTTTGGCGAGGCAACCGGGAGCCAGGAGCCCCCGGGGCGCGGCGCCGAGCACATCCTGCCGGATCCGGGCAAGGGCAGCGCGGTGAAGCGGCTGATGCTGTTTCTGCGCTGGATGGCGCGACCGGCCGACGGCGTCGATCTGGGCCTGTGGAGCCTCTCGCCGTCGCGGCTGCTCGTGCCGGTGGATACGCACATCCACAAGCTATCGATGAACCTCGGGCTGACGGAGCGCAAGGCCGTATCGTGGAAGGCGGCCGAGGAGATCACGGCGTCGCTCCGGCGGCTCGACCCCGATGATCCGGTGAAATACGATTTCTCGCTGTGCCACCTCGGGATGCTGCAAGGCTGCCCGTCGCGGCGCGATCCGGTCAAATGCGAGGGATGCGGGGTGAAGCCGGTTTGCCGTTACTGGCAAGCGGGGCGGAGCGGGCGCGGCGGGGCTTGAGATCTTTCCATGTTGAATGCGAGCACCACGCGCTTCTTCGGCTACTACCCGGGGACCGTCGCGCTCGTGACCAGCGCGCTCGCGGAGCGTCGCAACGTCATGAGCGCAGGCTGGCACACGGCGGTTTCCATGGCGCCTGCCCTGTACGGCGTCTCCATCGGGCGGACGCGCGCAACGCACGCCCTCGTGCGGGAGAGCCGCGCATTCGGCATCAACTTCCTCCCCAGCACACACGCGGAGGCCATTCAGGGCGTCGGGACGCAGAGCCTCCACCAGGGCGTGGACAAGTACGCGCGCTTCGGCCTTCACGCGAGCGAGCAGCACCCCCTCGCGCTCGCGGAGGCTTATCTTTGTTATCTCTGTGGGATCGAGCAGATCATACCCATCGGAGACCACGACCTGTTCGTGGGGCGGGTCGAGCAAGTCTTCTACGACGCTTCCGCATACGATGAGCAATGGCTCCTGCGCGGAACG includes:
- a CDS encoding GTPase domain-containing protein: MSLLVIIVIAAVAASLAIVLVLVGMRSSRLAEELGAAKRRLESLQAEHRALAAKLATTHEEDRKKIGWLDHQEQEINWLRDELEKRPKIVRKTYKILTLGVKATGKTSLTLKWANPLIDLGSLEGTKIERYERTVSQAVHKDTMTEHVFEVHDWGGEHIVDAQQELIVEEIHGLLVVVDLGGKDAKQAEPARIQEQLQEFQAQALKYFFGPKTVASCKTVVLFINKSDLLPGTPAQVEEQAKQLYAPLIENLNRYSTHIDVRVFVGSASYGHSTHMLFSHFVERILPKHAYDAQLLQRMKSDFATTRVPASRPGLPAVSSTHHAVRSNGAARTTAPLRAPEDVRGGA
- a CDS encoding protease complex subunit PrcB family protein, with protein sequence MGQFFTARWLGCMAMALASLGGAGCVDVAAEEPITDASPLVPASDERSIPFQELDVRASRRTPDERKQVITSVEDYRSLVGGAPPPEVDFRRHWVVYYGAGVRPTGGYHARIAGIERSGSGRILTITTQLVEPGPGCIVTQALTYPYVLARVPRQEGVRRILFEREDEVLTCGRMTDDLESP
- a CDS encoding TIGR02757 family protein codes for the protein MKRARRAPDEALRRALDDVRARCDVAARREADPVHFVHRYATLEDREIVALIASALAFGNVKALCAKIEDALGRLGPRVASMADDPEEVRKRLSGWKHRVYRDRDLASLVVGARRVQRAHRSLGAALEAKLARASDLREALSAWAAEIREEGEFGEATGSQEPPGRGAEHILPDPGKGSAVKRLMLFLRWMARPADGVDLGLWSLSPSRLLVPVDTHIHKLSMNLGLTERKAVSWKAAEEITASLRRLDPDDPVKYDFSLCHLGMLQGCPSRRDPVKCEGCGVKPVCRYWQAGRSGRGGA
- a CDS encoding flavin reductase family protein, encoding MLNASTTRFFGYYPGTVALVTSALAERRNVMSAGWHTAVSMAPALYGVSIGRTRATHALVRESRAFGINFLPSTHAEAIQGVGTQSLHQGVDKYARFGLHASEQHPLALAEAYLCYLCGIEQIIPIGDHDLFVGRVEQVFYDASAYDEQWLLRGTAAVYLGRGEYVPLACSSAGRSGRGGA